In the Theobroma cacao cultivar B97-61/B2 chromosome 1, Criollo_cocoa_genome_V2, whole genome shotgun sequence genome, one interval contains:
- the LOC18613327 gene encoding transcription repressor OFP16 — MPSTQGKNLNLCFTKIKFPLSISHSSSSPLTPDDNGGPFPSSATTSSLLFKSYNSLYDSTFDYSTSKSLTHSPSLSSEPESDSDSEPDFATVFASQRFFFTSPGSSNSIIESTPSSIATTPESSDTLLASSSSPINNANQSSNDGRCDQQSNEHSSPPMVKDSVAVPTFSPNPYMDFRRSMQEMVEARDLIDVKANWDYLHELLLCYLALNPKSTHKFIIGAFADLLVSLMAAEGGSNDGDVTEITGGMIPGQCM, encoded by the coding sequence ATGCCAAGCACCCAGGGAAAAAACCTCAATCTCTGCTTCACCAAGATCAAATTCCCATTAAGTATTTCCCATTCGTCCTCTTCCCCGCTAACCCCAGATGATAACGGCGGTCCATTTCCCTCCTCCGCCACCACATCATCACTCCTCTTCAAAAGCTACAACTCCCTCTATGACAGCACCTTTGACTACTCAACCTCCAAATCTTTAACCCACTCGCCCTCCCTCTCCTCCGAGCCCGAATCTGACTCCGACTCCGAACCCGACTTTGCCACGGTTTTTGCTTCACAGCGattctttttcacttctccAGGCAGCTCCAACTCCATCATTGAATCAACACCATCATCAATCGCCACTACTCCGGAGTCATCAGATACCCTATTAGCCAGTAGTTCCAGTCCCATCAACAACGCAAATCAATCTTCAAACGACGGCCGCTGTGATCAACAGAGTAACGAACATAGCTCTCCTCCCATGGTTAAAGATAGTGTAGCTGTCCCAACCTTCTCTCCAAACCCATACATGGATTTTAGGAGATCCATGCAGGAGATGGTGGAGGCACGTGACTTAATTGACGTCAAGGCTAACTGGGACTACTTGCACGAGCTTCTCTTGTGTTACCTTGCATTGAATCCCAAAAGCACGCATAAGTTCATTATAGGAGCATTTGCTGATCTTCTTGTTAGTCTAATGGCAGCGGAGGGTGGCAGCAACGACGGAGACGTTACTGAGATTACCGGCGGTATGATTCCAGGGCAGTGCATGTAA